A DNA window from Actinomadura luzonensis contains the following coding sequences:
- a CDS encoding SDR family oxidoreductase: protein MAGILVTGATGRVGGHLVRLLRRAGAEVRPAMMRPEGRDAVRFSFTDPSTYGDAFQGVERVFLMRPPQLGNVSRDMLPALEAARRMGVRHMVLLSLQGAEKNPFVPHRALERWLAGSGMDWTFVRSGFFMQNLSTTHAAEIRDEGVIMVPAGRGRTSFVDVRDVAEVAALALREDGHAGQAYTPTGAEALSYADAAGVISAVLGRTVRYAAPGPVAYWRHARRHGMDVPMAAVTLALYSMCRLGLAAGVTDDVRRLLGRAPIAFEQFVKDERAAWE from the coding sequence ATGGCAGGCATATTGGTGACAGGGGCGACGGGCCGGGTCGGCGGCCATCTGGTGAGACTGCTGCGCCGAGCCGGTGCTGAAGTACGGCCGGCGATGATGAGGCCCGAGGGACGGGACGCCGTGCGCTTCTCGTTCACCGATCCGAGCACCTACGGCGATGCCTTCCAGGGGGTCGAGAGGGTGTTCCTGATGCGTCCTCCGCAGCTCGGCAATGTCAGCCGCGACATGCTTCCCGCCCTGGAGGCGGCCCGCCGCATGGGCGTGCGGCACATGGTGCTGCTGTCGCTGCAGGGCGCGGAGAAGAACCCGTTCGTGCCGCACCGGGCGCTGGAGAGGTGGCTGGCCGGCTCCGGCATGGACTGGACGTTCGTGCGTTCCGGATTCTTCATGCAGAATCTGTCGACCACGCACGCCGCCGAGATTCGCGACGAAGGCGTCATCATGGTGCCCGCCGGGCGGGGTCGTACGTCCTTCGTCGACGTCCGGGACGTGGCCGAAGTGGCCGCTCTCGCCCTGCGCGAGGACGGTCACGCCGGCCAGGCGTACACCCCTACGGGGGCCGAGGCGCTCAGCTACGCCGACGCCGCCGGCGTGATCTCCGCAGTGCTGGGCCGGACCGTGCGGTACGCGGCTCCAGGGCCGGTCGCCTACTGGCGGCATGCCCGGCGGCACGGCATGGACGTGCCGATGGCCGCGGTGACGCTGGCGCTGTACTCGATGTGCCGGCTCGGGCTGGCTGCCGGCGTCACCGACGACGTACGGAGATTGCTGGGCCGGGCACCGATCGCCTTCGAGCAGTTCGTCAAGGACGAACGGGCGGCCTGGGAATGA
- a CDS encoding EF-hand domain-containing protein — translation MPAIGTDPVRTLFTFLDADRDGVLGWGDYHHLAERLVQHYGLSDGAYETIALRSAYTLYWRALLAGGDGSEQVDEKTFFIAHCLTDPGPVFRALNGIVHAALTIAGAGPENRVTDMECHQLLTTLGVAAPAAAQAFVWLDSDNDGKVGCAEFVRAAEGFFLLRDHSAPGAVLFGLYEPPPPPP, via the coding sequence ATGCCCGCCATCGGCACTGACCCGGTGCGCACGCTCTTCACCTTCCTGGACGCCGACCGTGACGGCGTCCTCGGCTGGGGCGACTACCACCACCTCGCCGAACGCCTCGTGCAGCACTACGGACTCAGCGACGGCGCCTATGAGACGATCGCGTTGCGCTCCGCCTACACCCTGTACTGGCGCGCCCTTCTCGCCGGCGGCGACGGCTCCGAGCAGGTGGACGAGAAGACGTTCTTCATCGCGCACTGCCTGACCGATCCCGGTCCGGTCTTCCGGGCGCTGAACGGCATCGTCCACGCCGCGCTCACCATCGCCGGCGCCGGCCCGGAGAACCGGGTCACCGACATGGAGTGCCACCAGCTCCTGACGACCTTGGGCGTCGCCGCTCCGGCGGCCGCGCAGGCGTTCGTCTGGCTGGACTCCGACAACGACGGGAAGGTGGGCTGCGCGGAGTTCGTCCGCGCGGCCGAGGGGTTCTTCCTGCTGCGGGATCACAGCGCTCCCGGCGCCGTGCTCTTCGGCCTGTACGAGCCGCCACCCCCGCCGCCCTGA
- a CDS encoding FAD-dependent monooxygenase, producing the protein MMYDVIIVGGGPAGLFLACELRLAGVHPLVLERLPEPDRSDKAHGLAGQIVQLLDHRGLYERLGGQGVPRPAPGFFFGGLPLPLHALGGRNPMHLLPCDQRRLEHVLHERATELGAAVRRGWDVVSFTQTADHVQVAARTPDGSTTTLAARYLVGCDGAHSGVRKQAGIAFPGHNNPNAVDRTALIAPDERLQLRPGGRLTVDGLGDIPAHFHRTAHGVFTFLAHDPLRPLVSTTEWEDHPDTETPMTLDEMEKSVERVLGVRLPLAPPAAGAPTLLRRQCGRNTRLAARYRDRRVLIAGDAAHVSHGPTLNLGLQDAANLAWKLAATLHGHAPAHLLDTYESERRTAARRVALHTQAATALLSPGDDVTALRHLFTELLGHAGNVQAIADLVAGTDVRHDMGEDDPVSPTGWFVPPLDLVTGDGRARRLAELLRDARPLLLDLTGEDALAAVASPWAGHVRHVRATSGDSPVPAMLVRPDGYVAWSGLDAAGLEAALVRWFGASTTSG; encoded by the coding sequence ATGATGTACGACGTCATCATCGTCGGCGGCGGACCCGCCGGCCTCTTCCTCGCCTGCGAGCTCCGCCTCGCCGGAGTGCACCCCCTGGTCCTGGAACGGCTCCCCGAACCCGACCGGTCGGACAAGGCGCACGGCCTGGCCGGCCAGATCGTCCAGCTTCTCGACCACCGCGGCCTCTACGAACGCCTGGGCGGCCAGGGCGTCCCCCGGCCCGCGCCCGGCTTCTTCTTCGGCGGCCTGCCCCTTCCCCTGCACGCGCTCGGCGGGCGCAACCCCATGCACCTCCTGCCCTGCGACCAGCGCCGTCTCGAACACGTCCTGCACGAACGCGCCACCGAACTCGGCGCCGCCGTCCGCCGCGGCTGGGACGTCGTCTCCTTCACCCAGACTGCCGACCACGTCCAAGTGGCGGCGCGCACCCCGGACGGGAGCACGACCACCCTCGCCGCCCGCTACCTCGTCGGCTGCGACGGCGCCCACAGCGGGGTCCGCAAGCAGGCCGGCATCGCCTTCCCCGGGCACAACAACCCCAACGCCGTGGACCGGACGGCCCTGATCGCCCCCGACGAGCGCCTCCAGCTCCGCCCCGGCGGCCGCCTCACCGTGGACGGCCTCGGCGACATCCCCGCCCACTTCCACCGCACCGCCCACGGCGTCTTCACCTTCCTCGCCCACGATCCGCTGCGGCCCCTCGTCAGCACCACCGAATGGGAGGACCACCCCGACACCGAGACGCCGATGACGCTCGACGAGATGGAGAAAAGCGTCGAACGCGTCCTCGGCGTACGCCTCCCTCTCGCCCCGCCCGCCGCCGGCGCGCCCACCCTGCTGCGCCGCCAGTGCGGGCGCAACACCCGCCTGGCCGCCCGCTACCGCGACCGCCGCGTCCTCATCGCCGGCGACGCGGCGCACGTCAGCCACGGCCCCACGCTCAACCTCGGGCTGCAGGACGCGGCCAACCTGGCGTGGAAGCTCGCCGCCACCCTCCACGGCCACGCCCCGGCCCACCTCCTGGACACCTACGAGAGCGAACGCCGGACGGCCGCCCGCCGCGTCGCCCTGCACACCCAGGCCGCCACCGCTCTGCTGTCCCCCGGCGACGACGTCACCGCGCTGCGCCACCTGTTCACCGAGCTCCTCGGCCACGCCGGGAACGTCCAGGCGATCGCCGACCTGGTCGCGGGGACCGACGTCCGTCACGACATGGGCGAGGACGATCCCGTCTCGCCGACCGGCTGGTTCGTGCCGCCCCTCGACCTGGTCACCGGCGACGGGCGTGCGCGACGCCTCGCCGAACTCCTCCGTGACGCCCGCCCCTTGCTCCTCGACCTCACCGGCGAGGACGCCCTTGCCGCCGTCGCCTCGCCGTGGGCCGGCCACGTCCGCCACGTCCGCGCGACCAGCGGCGACTCTCCGGTCCCGGCCATGCTCGTCCGCCCCGACGGCTACGTGGCCTGGTCGGGCCTGGACGCCGCCGGTCTGGAGGCCGCGCTGGTGCGCTGGTTCGGCGCCTCGACGACGTCCGGGTGA
- a CDS encoding WD40 repeat domain-containing protein translates to MSDASSNARTRTGLLSGRLLIWPALAGLCLGIGILVHQSRTDGSDAYAIALDGAGKRNSDWYAAKLLGYVSVQLHADPYTRSALEDTLVAERRGSLPGSATVVDVALDADGEVALVSDAVEGTGIWHLKQDATTDRENLQGTRGVMLDDESGPVALSPDGRVAVAGDSAGGDITMWDLGDPDEPAKTAVRVGGYQADLLDLSLSADGKTLFAGFGNGSVEIWQLPTGTGQQPRLLSRTREHASGVHSLAAGDDGRLLLTVSDDAAVTWLLADRTHPSVATKLISAELDPGTRSWSSGALSADGRRAIIGGAVYDLTDPRRPVRLGALPIPPEPGTSVAISRDGSVAATVHDEPGDTSGRDPVVVWGLRDASVPAELATLRAPDSGFWRVAMSANGQVVTAGTRTDGGYSWLLPAFRNGLIRDACVGAGLIRPDPEYWKTISGAPRPDLLDDEPFAICPRLDEK, encoded by the coding sequence ATGTCGGATGCGTCGAGCAATGCCCGAACGCGCACCGGCCTGCTCTCCGGACGCCTTCTCATCTGGCCGGCTCTGGCCGGGCTGTGCCTGGGGATCGGCATACTCGTCCACCAGAGCCGGACCGACGGGTCCGACGCCTACGCCATCGCCCTCGACGGCGCCGGCAAGCGCAACTCCGACTGGTACGCCGCGAAGCTGCTGGGCTACGTCTCGGTCCAGCTCCACGCCGACCCCTACACGAGGTCGGCGTTGGAGGACACCCTCGTCGCGGAGCGCAGAGGATCGCTCCCGGGGAGCGCCACCGTCGTCGATGTCGCGCTGGACGCGGACGGCGAGGTCGCCCTGGTGTCCGACGCCGTCGAGGGCACCGGGATCTGGCACCTGAAGCAGGACGCCACGACCGACCGGGAGAACCTTCAGGGCACCCGCGGCGTCATGCTCGATGACGAGTCCGGGCCGGTGGCCCTTTCCCCCGACGGACGGGTCGCGGTCGCCGGCGACAGCGCCGGCGGCGACATCACGATGTGGGACCTCGGCGACCCCGACGAACCGGCGAAGACGGCCGTCCGGGTGGGCGGCTACCAGGCGGACCTGCTCGACCTGTCCTTGAGCGCCGACGGGAAGACCTTGTTCGCCGGCTTCGGGAACGGGTCGGTGGAGATCTGGCAGCTTCCCACCGGCACCGGGCAGCAGCCGAGACTGTTGTCGCGCACGCGCGAGCACGCCTCCGGCGTGCACAGCCTGGCGGCCGGCGACGACGGCCGCCTGCTGCTCACCGTCAGCGACGACGCCGCGGTGACATGGCTCCTGGCCGACCGGACGCACCCCTCCGTGGCCACGAAACTCATCAGCGCGGAGCTGGATCCCGGAACGCGCTCGTGGTCCAGCGGGGCGCTCAGCGCCGACGGCCGGCGGGCGATCATCGGCGGAGCCGTCTACGACCTCACCGACCCGCGACGGCCCGTCCGGCTGGGCGCTCTCCCCATACCGCCGGAACCCGGAACATCGGTGGCGATCTCTCGCGACGGGTCTGTCGCGGCGACCGTCCACGACGAACCGGGCGACACCTCCGGCCGCGACCCGGTCGTCGTCTGGGGCCTGCGCGACGCTTCCGTACCGGCCGAGCTGGCCACCCTCAGGGCCCCTGACTCGGGATTCTGGCGCGTGGCCATGAGCGCGAACGGCCAGGTGGTCACGGCGGGGACCAGGACGGACGGCGGGTACTCGTGGCTGCTCCCGGCGTTCCGGAACGGCCTGATCAGGGACGCCTGCGTCGGCGCGGGCCTGATCAGACCCGACCCGGAGTACTGGAAGACGATCAGCGGCGCTCCGCGGCCGGACCTCCTCGACGACGAGCCGTTCGCGATATGCCCCCGGCTCGACGAGAAATGA
- a CDS encoding SUKH-4 family immunity protein — protein MRGWPVSAELSTPVYVDDHLAHHERLAGGPGAITPLPLLRPPTRVTRELLESLYGQAGVVRPAGDELHPAITHAPTRRFLAEVGLPADGLHQPVRPGGARRFAEPLTASWPGSVDELRACAGLPADLGALFLLDGLDTWHLFLDGRTGVVYEAHEALETARVAHHDVESYAYFVYVVHRERRLWCEGRGAHREAAYWCAEDLTLELHTYEPAAMTGEDALWPPTLQDYTLLT, from the coding sequence ATGCGGGGCTGGCCGGTCTCGGCCGAGCTGTCCACGCCCGTGTACGTAGACGACCACCTGGCCCACCACGAGCGCCTGGCGGGCGGGCCCGGCGCCATCACCCCGCTTCCGCTGCTCCGCCCGCCGACCAGGGTCACGCGCGAGCTGCTGGAGAGCCTGTACGGCCAGGCAGGCGTCGTCCGGCCGGCCGGCGACGAGCTCCACCCCGCGATCACGCACGCGCCCACCCGCCGCTTCCTGGCCGAGGTCGGCCTGCCCGCGGACGGCCTCCACCAGCCCGTCCGGCCGGGCGGAGCTCGCCGCTTCGCCGAGCCGCTGACCGCGTCCTGGCCCGGCAGCGTGGACGAGCTGCGCGCCTGCGCGGGCCTGCCGGCCGACCTCGGCGCCCTGTTCCTGCTCGACGGGCTGGACACCTGGCACCTCTTCCTCGACGGCCGCACCGGCGTGGTGTACGAGGCGCACGAGGCGCTGGAGACCGCCCGCGTCGCGCACCACGACGTCGAGTCGTACGCCTACTTCGTGTACGTCGTCCACCGGGAGCGCAGGCTGTGGTGCGAGGGCCGCGGCGCGCACCGCGAGGCGGCCTACTGGTGCGCCGAGGACCTCACGCTGGAGCTGCACACGTACGAGCCGGCGGCCATGACGGGCGAGGACGCCCTCTGGCCGCCGACCTTGCAGGACTACACGCTCCTCACCTAG
- a CDS encoding TetR/AcrR family transcriptional regulator has product MNLKAGRTRRRGPELEDAILDAAWHVLVEHGYHGFTYEAVAARAGTSRPVLYRRWARREDLLHATLTRFWWSQPIEVPDTGSLREDAIGLLRNADAARRMITLLSVQLADYFRESGTNFSELRAALGTPGEATGFEMIVARAVERGELPAVPRSPRVVNLPFDLFRHDVLMTMRAVPEESIVEIVDEVWLPLLRLVGVADCP; this is encoded by the coding sequence GTGAATCTCAAAGCGGGCAGGACTCGGCGTCGCGGGCCCGAACTGGAGGACGCGATCCTCGACGCCGCCTGGCACGTGCTGGTCGAGCACGGCTACCACGGCTTCACCTACGAGGCCGTCGCCGCCCGCGCCGGCACCAGCCGTCCGGTGCTCTACCGGCGATGGGCGCGGCGCGAGGACCTGCTGCACGCGACCCTGACCAGGTTCTGGTGGTCACAGCCGATCGAGGTGCCCGACACCGGCAGCCTCCGCGAGGACGCGATCGGCCTGCTGCGCAACGCCGACGCCGCCCGGCGCATGATCACATTGCTCAGCGTGCAGCTCGCCGACTACTTCCGCGAGTCCGGCACCAACTTCAGCGAACTGCGCGCCGCGCTCGGCACGCCGGGCGAGGCGACCGGCTTCGAGATGATCGTGGCGCGGGCGGTCGAGCGTGGCGAACTGCCCGCCGTGCCGCGTTCGCCGCGCGTGGTGAACCTGCCGTTCGACCTGTTCCGCCACGACGTCCTGATGACGATGCGCGCGGTCCCCGAGGAGTCGATCGTCGAGATCGTCGACGAGGTCTGGCTCCCGCTGCTCCGACTGGTGGGAGTGGCGGACTGCCCCTGA
- a CDS encoding nuclear transport factor 2 family protein, giving the protein MSGMFMLIAGSVLATDLTAHAARAPQGCDQAGRRVIRDAFEAWRTGKGSITDVFAPGVVWRIEGRSAVSKLYRGKQQFVDEVYEPFGARFDRSPTPFRPTRVHRIFCDTDTMIVYWAGRGVANDGKPYTNSYVWIMRVRAGKVVEGVAFYDTVAFDDLWRRVTPSTTPADKPRQESRDARHRH; this is encoded by the coding sequence ATGTCCGGCATGTTCATGCTGATCGCCGGATCTGTCCTGGCAACGGACCTGACCGCCCACGCGGCGCGTGCTCCGCAAGGATGCGACCAAGCCGGCCGGCGCGTGATCCGCGACGCGTTCGAGGCATGGCGGACCGGCAAGGGCTCCATCACCGACGTGTTCGCCCCCGGCGTCGTCTGGCGCATCGAGGGGCGCTCGGCGGTCTCCAAGCTCTACCGCGGCAAGCAGCAGTTCGTCGATGAGGTCTACGAGCCCTTCGGCGCCCGCTTCGACCGGTCGCCGACCCCCTTCCGGCCCACCCGCGTCCATCGCATCTTCTGCGACACGGACACGATGATCGTGTACTGGGCCGGACGCGGCGTCGCCAACGACGGCAAGCCCTACACCAACAGCTACGTGTGGATCATGCGGGTTCGCGCGGGCAAGGTCGTCGAGGGTGTGGCCTTCTACGACACCGTCGCCTTCGACGACCTGTGGCGCCGGGTCACGCCGAGCACGACCCCGGCCGACAAGCCCCGCCAGGAGTCGCGTGATGCCCGCCATCGGCACTGA
- a CDS encoding APC family permease: MVLAKRPAPTEGTLRSWLLQGLQTDRRQIEHGPHVKHPWWRVMCLTGVDYFSTLGYQPGIAALAAGLLSPLATLFLVALTLFGALPVYRRVAAESPYGQGSIAMLEKLAPQWWGKFFVLALLGFAATDFVITMTLSAADATAHVLENPFVPGFLHGQRVPVTLVLLAALGGVFLLGFTEAIGIAVLLVFAYLGLNAVVVATAIVHVLEAPQVVVDWQRALSVDLAGPPAMIGLSLLVMPKLALGMSGFETGVAVMPVVKGDIQERVKGTRRLLTVAALIMSVFLVFSSFVTTVLIPHEEFEEGGRASGRALAYLAHGYLGEWFGTAYDVSTIAILWFAGASAMAGLINLVPRYLPRYGMAPEWTGAVRPLVLVFSAIAFAITIIFDADVTAQGGAYATGVLVLMLSAAVAVTLSAHKKRQRVATGGFAAISAVLAYTLVDNVIERPDGVKIAAFFIAAIVVTSLISRATRSTELRVTEVHLDPLAERFVNDLCGEVHVIANEPHSRDQNEYTGKLRETWLNHRLRSSEPALFVEVTVPDASEFETELHVKGEERYGRQILTIESSAVPNTLAALLLHLRDRTGSVPHIYFHWTEGNPVGSMLRYLVFGGGDVPPLTREVLRQAEPDLERRPHVHVG, encoded by the coding sequence ATGGTGCTGGCGAAGCGGCCGGCTCCCACGGAAGGAACGCTGCGTTCCTGGCTGTTGCAGGGGCTGCAGACCGACCGCAGGCAGATCGAGCACGGCCCCCACGTCAAGCACCCGTGGTGGCGGGTGATGTGCCTGACCGGCGTGGACTACTTCTCCACCCTCGGCTACCAGCCCGGCATCGCCGCGCTCGCGGCCGGGCTGCTGTCGCCGCTGGCCACGCTGTTCCTGGTGGCGCTGACCCTGTTCGGCGCGCTGCCGGTCTACCGCAGGGTGGCCGCCGAGAGCCCGTACGGTCAGGGCTCGATCGCCATGCTGGAGAAGCTGGCTCCGCAGTGGTGGGGCAAGTTCTTCGTGCTGGCCCTGCTCGGGTTCGCGGCCACCGACTTCGTGATCACGATGACGCTGTCGGCGGCGGACGCGACCGCGCACGTCCTGGAGAACCCGTTCGTGCCGGGCTTCCTGCACGGGCAGCGGGTGCCGGTGACACTGGTGCTGCTGGCGGCGCTCGGCGGGGTGTTCCTGCTGGGCTTCACCGAGGCGATCGGCATCGCGGTGCTGCTGGTGTTCGCCTACCTGGGCCTGAACGCGGTCGTGGTGGCCACCGCGATCGTGCATGTGCTCGAAGCACCGCAGGTCGTGGTGGACTGGCAGCGGGCGCTGAGCGTGGACCTCGCCGGCCCGCCGGCCATGATCGGGCTGTCGCTGCTGGTGATGCCGAAGCTGGCGCTGGGCATGTCCGGGTTCGAGACCGGCGTGGCGGTGATGCCGGTGGTCAAGGGCGACATCCAGGAACGCGTCAAGGGCACCCGGCGGCTGCTCACCGTCGCCGCGCTGATCATGAGCGTCTTCCTGGTCTTCTCCAGCTTCGTGACCACCGTGCTCATCCCGCACGAGGAGTTCGAGGAGGGCGGCAGGGCGAGCGGGCGGGCACTCGCCTACCTGGCGCACGGCTACCTGGGGGAGTGGTTCGGCACCGCGTACGACGTGTCCACGATCGCGATCCTGTGGTTCGCCGGGGCGTCGGCGATGGCCGGGCTGATCAACCTGGTGCCGCGCTACCTGCCCCGCTACGGCATGGCGCCGGAGTGGACGGGTGCGGTGCGGCCGCTGGTGCTGGTGTTCTCGGCGATCGCGTTCGCCATCACGATCATCTTCGACGCCGATGTGACGGCTCAGGGCGGCGCGTACGCCACCGGCGTGCTCGTGCTGATGCTGTCGGCGGCCGTCGCGGTGACGCTGTCGGCGCACAAGAAGCGGCAGCGGGTGGCGACCGGCGGGTTCGCCGCGATCTCGGCGGTGCTGGCGTACACGCTGGTCGACAACGTGATCGAGCGGCCGGACGGCGTGAAGATCGCCGCGTTCTTCATCGCGGCCATCGTCGTCACCTCGCTGATCTCGCGAGCCACCCGCTCCACCGAGCTGCGCGTCACCGAGGTGCATCTCGATCCGCTGGCCGAGCGGTTCGTCAACGACCTGTGCGGCGAGGTGCACGTGATCGCCAACGAGCCGCACAGCCGGGATCAGAACGAGTACACCGGCAAGCTGCGCGAGACCTGGCTCAACCACCGGCTGCGCAGCTCCGAGCCGGCGCTGTTCGTGGAGGTGACGGTGCCGGACGCCTCCGAGTTCGAGACCGAGCTGCACGTCAAGGGCGAGGAGCGGTACGGCCGCCAGATCCTCACCATCGAGAGCTCCGCCGTGCCGAACACCCTGGCCGCGCTCCTGCTGCACCTGCGCGACCGCACCGGCTCGGTGCCGCACATCTACTTCCACTGGACGGAGGGCAACCCCGTCGGGTCGATGCTGCGTTACCTGGTCTTCGGCGGCGGCGACGTACCGCCGCTGACCCGCGAGGTGCTGCGCCAGGCCGAACCCGACCTGGAACGCCGGCCGCACGTCCACGTCGGCTGA
- a CDS encoding DUF2786 domain-containing protein, whose protein sequence is MSRANELIGAAVEALAREDQAAFDAAAAFLADRDDADRVLLEAASRAISALWRNGWQPADVVRIAARRLSDWHGRVASDLVAWELRAYPPATVDERWRDQLAGLEAAVWWKGGYLAARQARDGAAAGRLMTVSGVLELLGLLTGLPRLESLGPPPGAARRTVQARSHTVSEKTLARVRALLAKAESTTYEAEAQTFTSAAQRLMAKYSIDAAMLDARPGGGEAPAGIRVGVDAPYEQPKAVLLNLVAEANRCRVIWSRELGFATVLGFAADLSWVEMLFTSLLVQAQTALVNSGTKKHGAGRSRSKAFRQSFLSAFAARIGERLAEATADAVAQESASRGTDLVPVLAAREQEVEQAVERMFPSLVSHAVRTSWDREGWAAGRTAADRASLGTRDR, encoded by the coding sequence GTGAGCAGGGCCAATGAGCTGATCGGCGCGGCGGTGGAGGCGCTGGCCCGCGAGGATCAGGCGGCCTTCGACGCCGCCGCCGCCTTCCTGGCCGACCGGGACGACGCCGACCGCGTGCTGCTGGAGGCCGCGTCCCGGGCGATCTCGGCGTTGTGGCGCAACGGCTGGCAGCCGGCCGACGTGGTCAGGATCGCGGCCAGGCGGCTGAGCGACTGGCACGGGCGGGTGGCGTCCGACCTCGTCGCCTGGGAGCTGCGGGCCTACCCGCCGGCCACGGTGGACGAGCGCTGGCGCGACCAGCTCGCCGGCCTGGAGGCGGCGGTGTGGTGGAAGGGCGGCTACCTGGCGGCGCGGCAGGCGCGCGACGGCGCGGCGGCCGGCCGGCTGATGACCGTCTCCGGCGTGCTGGAACTGCTGGGGTTGCTGACCGGCCTGCCCCGGCTGGAGTCGCTGGGCCCGCCGCCCGGGGCCGCCCGCCGGACGGTCCAGGCGCGCTCGCACACCGTCAGCGAGAAGACGCTGGCGCGGGTGCGGGCGCTGCTCGCCAAGGCGGAGTCGACGACGTACGAGGCGGAGGCGCAGACGTTCACCTCGGCGGCGCAGCGCCTGATGGCGAAGTACAGCATCGACGCGGCGATGCTGGACGCGCGGCCCGGCGGAGGTGAGGCCCCGGCGGGCATCCGGGTCGGCGTCGACGCGCCGTACGAGCAGCCCAAGGCCGTGCTGCTCAACCTGGTCGCCGAGGCCAACAGGTGCCGGGTGATCTGGTCGCGGGAGCTGGGGTTCGCCACCGTGCTGGGGTTCGCGGCCGACCTGTCCTGGGTGGAGATGCTGTTCACCTCGCTGCTGGTGCAGGCGCAGACCGCGCTGGTGAACTCGGGCACCAAGAAGCACGGCGCCGGCCGGTCGAGGAGCAAGGCGTTCCGCCAGTCGTTCCTGTCGGCGTTCGCGGCCAGGATCGGGGAGCGGCTGGCCGAGGCCACGGCGGACGCGGTCGCGCAGGAGAGCGCCAGCCGGGGCACCGACCTGGTGCCGGTGCTGGCGGCCCGCGAGCAGGAGGTGGAGCAGGCGGTCGAGCGCATGTTCCCGAGCCTGGTCTCGCACGCGGTCCGCACGTCCTGGGACCGGGAGGGCTGGGCGGCGGGCCGTACCGCCGCCGACCGGGCCAGCCTCGGGACGCGCGACCGGTAG
- a CDS encoding DinB family protein codes for MTATTELDALVACLDAQRRHVLGILEGLGEEALRRPVLPSGWACLGLVRHLSLDVERFWFRAVVAGGPDVIDDGDDAWRVDPQVPAEAVLRDYRREIEAANAVIGTAVSLDAPPAWWPPGRFGDWRLRSLREVILHVIAETACHAGHLDATRELIDGSTWFVQDR; via the coding sequence ATGACCGCCACCACGGAGCTCGACGCACTGGTTGCCTGTCTGGACGCCCAGCGGCGGCACGTCCTGGGCATTCTGGAGGGACTGGGCGAGGAGGCGCTGCGGCGGCCGGTGCTGCCGTCCGGGTGGGCATGCCTAGGCCTGGTGCGGCATCTGTCCCTGGACGTCGAGCGGTTCTGGTTCCGCGCCGTCGTGGCCGGCGGCCCTGACGTGATCGACGACGGTGATGATGCTTGGCGGGTCGATCCGCAGGTGCCAGCCGAGGCGGTGCTGCGCGACTACCGGCGGGAGATCGAGGCAGCGAACGCCGTCATCGGCACCGCCGTCTCCCTGGACGCGCCGCCGGCCTGGTGGCCGCCCGGGCGGTTCGGCGACTGGCGCCTGCGCAGCCTGCGGGAGGTCATCCTGCACGTCATCGCCGAGACGGCCTGCCACGCCGGTCATCTCGACGCGACCCGGGAGCTCATCGACGGCAGCACCTGGTTCGTCCAGGACCGCTGA